A part of Desulfobacter sp. genomic DNA contains:
- the truA gene encoding tRNA pseudouridine(38-40) synthase TruA: protein MIEYDGTRFFGWQRQTDKPTIQGELERLLSIILNQEIKIHGSGRTDAGVHARAQVAHFHARTAMTPGALKKGLNSMMRHPIVVHDCHEMPADFHAQYHVKSKEYRYYILNRREPCAVGRDFVWHVNHPLDIKVMNQCCQSLVGVHDFKAFENTGSPRSSTIREVYWASWTAEKEKRLVFSISASGFLKNMVRNIVGTLKDAGAGKITPVEFQDIMSSCQRPLAGATAPARGLFLHKVIY, encoded by the coding sequence ATGATCGAATACGACGGCACCCGCTTTTTCGGATGGCAGAGACAAACCGATAAACCCACCATCCAGGGCGAACTTGAGCGGCTCCTTTCCATCATTCTGAACCAGGAAATTAAAATTCACGGTTCAGGACGCACCGATGCCGGGGTTCATGCCCGGGCCCAGGTGGCCCACTTCCATGCACGGACCGCGATGACGCCCGGGGCTTTAAAAAAGGGGCTAAACAGCATGATGCGCCATCCCATTGTTGTCCATGACTGCCATGAGATGCCGGCGGATTTTCATGCCCAGTATCATGTCAAATCCAAGGAATACCGGTATTATATTCTCAACCGGCGTGAGCCCTGCGCCGTGGGCAGGGATTTTGTGTGGCATGTGAATCACCCCCTGGATATAAAAGTGATGAACCAATGCTGCCAAAGTCTTGTGGGCGTCCATGATTTCAAGGCCTTTGAAAATACAGGCAGCCCCAGGTCATCCACCATACGGGAAGTCTATTGGGCCTCCTGGACCGCCGAAAAGGAAAAAAGGCTGGTATTCAGCATATCTGCGTCGGGGTTTCTGAAAAACATGGTGAGAAACATTGTGGGTACACTCAAGGATGCCGGTGCAGGAAAAATCACACCTGTGGAATTCCAAGACATCATGTCTTCGTGCCAGCGGCCCCTCGCAGGCGCGACTGCTCCTGCAAGGGGCCTGTTTCTTCACAAGGTGATCTATTGA
- a CDS encoding MarR family transcriptional regulator, with the protein MHAPKDNFLNTCLFFNTNTLSRHLTKLAEQEFEHLNISPAHASLLLLVYETPGISPKDLSRLLQLNPSTVTRFVDALARKKLVKRINTGKVAFIYPTRQGEAAQADVARAYKNLYLRYARILGPETAALLSHQVAQANIKVKQNLEHR; encoded by the coding sequence ATGCATGCACCTAAAGACAATTTTTTAAATACCTGCCTTTTTTTCAATACCAATACCCTGTCCAGACACCTGACCAAGCTTGCCGAGCAGGAATTCGAGCATCTGAATATATCACCGGCCCACGCGTCCCTGCTGCTGCTTGTCTATGAAACCCCCGGGATCAGTCCCAAGGATCTCAGCCGATTGCTCCAGCTGAATCCTTCCACCGTGACCCGGTTCGTGGATGCACTGGCCAGAAAAAAACTGGTTAAACGGATCAACACGGGCAAGGTCGCTTTTATCTATCCCACCCGCCAGGGCGAGGCTGCGCAGGCAGATGTGGCCAGGGCATATAAAAATCTATACCTCAGATACGCCCGTATACTGGGGCCAGAAACAGCAGCCCTGCTCTCCCACCAGGTTGCCCAGGCCAATATAAAGGTAAAGCAGAACCTGGAGCACCGGTAA
- the argJ gene encoding bifunctional glutamate N-acetyltransferase/amino-acid acetyltransferase ArgJ, producing MKGFKFAGIKAGIKKNGLKDLGLIYAEEPAAGAALFTRNQVVAAPVALGREMIREGRIQAILVNSGNANCFTGSQGLEDAKRCTALAASVLDIDPSLVMVSSTGVIGAPLPMDKFEQGIPEAASQLSADGLEAFSQAILTTDTCTKIVTCTGEIQGTSFSVTGVAKGSGMIRPDMATMLAYVLTDAGISPDLLKQALVHAGDRSFNRITVDGDTSTNDTLACMASGSGGAVVEPGPGLEAFQAVLDKVCYDLAKMVVKDGEGATKTASITVKGAETPEDAFRAAEAIAHSNLVKTAIYGEDPNWGRITAAAGRSGARVDQDKMDLYFGDIPLVLKGKWLGPGAEKETAQLMTADEIDIVLDLNLGAHSDQFLFCDFSEGYVKINADYRT from the coding sequence ATGAAGGGATTTAAATTTGCCGGTATTAAAGCCGGGATTAAAAAAAACGGGTTAAAAGACCTGGGGCTGATATATGCTGAAGAACCTGCTGCGGGAGCGGCCCTGTTTACCCGAAACCAGGTTGTGGCAGCACCCGTGGCCCTTGGCCGGGAAATGATCAGGGAGGGGCGGATTCAGGCCATTCTGGTCAATTCCGGCAATGCCAATTGTTTTACCGGGAGCCAGGGGCTTGAGGATGCAAAACGATGTACGGCCCTGGCTGCCAGTGTCCTGGATATTGATCCGTCCCTGGTCATGGTCTCTTCCACAGGTGTGATCGGCGCGCCCCTGCCCATGGATAAATTTGAGCAGGGTATCCCTGAAGCTGCTTCGCAGCTCAGCGCCGACGGACTTGAAGCGTTCTCCCAGGCCATTTTAACCACCGATACCTGCACAAAGATTGTCACTTGCACCGGCGAAATCCAGGGCACCTCCTTTTCCGTTACAGGGGTGGCCAAGGGGTCTGGAATGATTCGTCCGGACATGGCCACCATGCTGGCCTATGTGCTCACCGACGCCGGGATTTCACCGGATTTGCTTAAACAGGCCCTGGTTCATGCCGGAGACCGTTCCTTTAACCGGATTACCGTGGACGGGGATACCAGTACAAACGACACCCTGGCCTGTATGGCGTCGGGCTCCGGCGGTGCAGTGGTTGAGCCCGGGCCCGGCCTGGAGGCCTTCCAGGCCGTGTTGGACAAGGTTTGTTATGATTTGGCAAAGATGGTGGTCAAAGATGGGGAGGGGGCCACCAAAACCGCCTCCATCACCGTAAAAGGGGCGGAAACGCCAGAAGATGCATTCAGGGCGGCGGAAGCCATTGCCCACTCCAACCTGGTGAAAACGGCCATTTACGGGGAAGACCCCAATTGGGGAAGAATCACTGCGGCGGCGGGCCGGTCCGGCGCCAGGGTGGACCAGGACAAGATGGATCTCTATTTCGGTGACATTCCTCTGGTGCTCAAGGGAAAATGGCTGGGACCCGGGGCTGAAAAAGAGACGGCGCAATTGATGACGGCTGATGAGATTGATATTGTGCTTGACCTGAACCTGGGGGCGCATAGCGACCAGTTCCTTTTTTGCGATTTCAGCGAAGGCTATGTAAAAATAAATGCCGACTACAGGACCTAA
- a CDS encoding rRNA pseudouridine synthase produces the protein MPTTGPNKNMMRLQKFLAHAGVCSRRKAESLILDGKISVNGVTVTELGIQVNPETDRVAFDNRPVRLATAGREFTYIAVNKPKGVVTTCAQKNTRIIMDLVKVDQRIYPVGRLDKDSIGLVLLTDDGELHNRLSHPSHDHEKEYLVTTVRPVGDKALKAMADGMVIDGKKTRRAKVFRISKKGFRIILKQGLNRQIRKMVAQTGNKVDMLKRIRMANINLGGLKPGKWRYLTAEEIKKLTQ, from the coding sequence ATGCCGACTACAGGACCTAATAAGAATATGATGCGGCTGCAGAAATTTCTTGCCCATGCCGGCGTCTGTTCGAGGCGGAAGGCTGAAAGCCTGATCCTTGATGGAAAAATCAGCGTGAACGGGGTAACGGTTACGGAACTTGGAATCCAGGTCAACCCGGAAACGGACAGGGTGGCCTTTGACAATCGGCCGGTCAGGCTGGCCACGGCCGGCAGGGAATTTACCTATATCGCAGTGAATAAACCCAAAGGCGTGGTAACTACCTGTGCCCAGAAAAATACCAGGATCATCATGGACCTGGTGAAGGTGGACCAGCGGATTTATCCCGTGGGCCGACTGGACAAGGATTCCATCGGCCTGGTGCTGCTCACCGATGACGGGGAACTGCACAACCGGCTCTCCCATCCCTCCCATGACCATGAAAAGGAATATTTGGTGACCACTGTGCGTCCCGTGGGTGACAAGGCCTTGAAAGCCATGGCCGACGGCATGGTCATTGACGGGAAAAAGACACGCCGGGCTAAGGTTTTCAGAATATCAAAAAAGGGATTCAGGATTATCCTCAAGCAGGGATTAAACCGCCAGATCCGGAAGATGGTCGCACAGACCGGCAACAAGGTTGATATGCTCAAGCGGATCCGCATGGCAAATATCAACCTTGGCGGTCTAAAGCCTGGAAAGTGGCGGTATCTCACCGCCGAAGAGATTAAAAAATTAACCCAGTGA
- the trpS gene encoding tryptophan--tRNA ligase, protein MKNADFLTGITTSGTPHLGNYVGAIRPAVESSKDTSLTSYYFLADYHSLIKNHDPKKRQQSTLEIAAAWIALGLDYNNCVFYRQSDIPEIPELTWIITCLTAKGLMNRAHAYKAAVQENEDQEYNDPDKGVTMGLFSYPVLMAADILMFNARKVPVGKDQVQHLEMTRDIAARFNHVYKKLFILPEVVVDETAAVLAGLDGRKMSKSYNNFIPLFDTEKRLRKMIMKIKTNSLGPDEPKDPDTCTLFSIYKAFATKEETNALADRYRSGIAWGSAKQELFEYINEILKDPRQRYEELIKNPGDIEAILQKGALKAREFSAPFLDKIKKSVGIQSLG, encoded by the coding sequence ATGAAAAACGCAGATTTTTTAACCGGAATCACCACCTCCGGCACCCCCCACCTGGGCAATTATGTGGGCGCCATCCGGCCGGCAGTGGAATCCAGCAAAGACACCAGCCTCACCTCCTATTACTTTCTTGCCGACTACCACTCCCTGATTAAGAACCATGATCCCAAAAAACGGCAACAATCCACCCTTGAAATTGCTGCCGCATGGATCGCCCTGGGACTGGACTATAATAATTGTGTATTTTACCGGCAGTCGGATATTCCGGAAATCCCGGAGCTGACATGGATCATCACCTGCCTGACGGCCAAAGGACTGATGAACCGGGCCCATGCCTACAAAGCCGCGGTCCAGGAAAACGAAGACCAGGAATATAATGATCCCGACAAAGGCGTCACCATGGGCCTGTTCTCCTATCCCGTACTCATGGCTGCCGACATCCTCATGTTCAACGCCCGTAAAGTTCCTGTGGGCAAGGATCAGGTCCAGCACCTTGAAATGACCCGGGACATTGCCGCCCGGTTCAACCATGTGTATAAAAAGCTGTTTATCCTTCCAGAAGTGGTGGTTGATGAGACCGCAGCCGTGCTGGCCGGGCTGGACGGGCGTAAGATGAGTAAAAGTTACAACAACTTCATCCCCCTGTTTGATACGGAAAAACGGCTGAGGAAAATGATCATGAAGATCAAAACCAATTCCCTGGGTCCGGATGAACCCAAAGACCCGGACACCTGTACCCTCTTTTCCATTTACAAGGCCTTTGCCACAAAAGAAGAGACCAATGCCCTGGCAGACCGCTACAGATCCGGTATTGCCTGGGGGAGTGCCAAACAGGAATTGTTCGAGTACATCAATGAGATTCTCAAAGATCCCAGGCAAAGATACGAGGAACTGATTAAAAATCCCGGGGATATAGAAGCCATCCTCCAGAAAGGCGCCTTGAAGGCCCGGGAATTTTCAGCTCCCTTTCTGGACAAAATCAAAAAGAGCGTGGGAATTCAGTCACTGGGTTAA
- a CDS encoding CBS domain-containing protein: MTRKKKAVRAKTVITSHMNADFDAIGAMLAAQKLYPDAIIIFPGSQEKNLRDFFVHSMSYLFNMADPAQIDFSDTRRLVIVDTRQESRLSGVAGLLKEKDLTIDIYDHHPPMPGEIKGDLDISRPYGATTTIMCEILREKGLTLTPEEATVMALGIYEDTGNFTYSSTTPADFRQAAYLVECGASLNTISSLVVKEIKTEQVTWLNQLITEMTAHRINGVQVHLSTIATPAYVPDLASIVQKIVRMENLDIYFAVVLMGPKINIIARNRLPEIDVGKLLTAFGGGGHSYAASAKVEGETLAQVELKLLDMLKRQFSTIRVAKKLMSSPAITIDPDRNCREAAALMTRYNINTILAVDGTTQAYEGYITRQVVEKLLFHKLGGQPVGDYMDSETHSITLEADLSEIEEKLIENKQRIIPVIDNKRIKGVITRTDLLDYLVEHNREISSIEKQVMDRPSARKKYVRHLLDQRLNRKTQDLLRDIGRTAEKLGMEVYVVGGFVRDLLLDRPNEDVDVVVEGDGIAFARHFAKAQGCRVHPHQKFNTAVIVFEDSFKVDVASARREYYTMPAALPIVENSSIKLDMARRDFTINTLAIALNPENYGILIDYFGAGRDLKDKTIRIIHNLSFVEDPTRVFRAIKFSNRFGFKIGKVTSNLIKNALRIDTFKHLSGLRVLSELKQILSEPNPIPAMETMAAYGIHKVIHKELSITPKTYELFEAVNKALTWHDLLYVEEEYPRWAVYFMALLNRQPYRVCDEILTRLMVPVKERQILIERRYKAENRLAHIEGRFPITRQEMYWGLINFKTECILYMLALTRNEDVQKAISNFYTHHRHVNALIQGRDLLSIGIRPGPVFTKILNLILNEKMDGKLPTRKAELAFATRYAIENDLIK; encoded by the coding sequence GTGACCCGAAAAAAAAAGGCCGTCAGGGCAAAAACTGTCATTACAAGCCATATGAATGCGGATTTCGATGCCATCGGCGCCATGTTAGCTGCCCAGAAGCTTTATCCCGACGCGATTATTATTTTCCCCGGTTCCCAGGAAAAAAACCTGAGGGACTTTTTTGTCCACTCCATGAGCTACCTGTTTAACATGGCCGACCCCGCCCAGATAGATTTCTCCGACACCCGGCGCCTGGTCATTGTAGATACCCGACAGGAAAGCCGGCTCTCAGGGGTTGCCGGACTCCTGAAAGAAAAAGATCTCACCATAGATATTTACGACCACCACCCCCCCATGCCGGGAGAGATCAAAGGAGACCTGGACATCTCCCGGCCCTACGGGGCGACCACCACCATCATGTGTGAGATCCTGAGGGAGAAAGGGTTGACGCTCACCCCTGAAGAGGCCACGGTCATGGCCCTGGGGATATACGAAGATACCGGAAATTTCACATACAGCTCCACCACCCCAGCGGATTTCCGCCAGGCGGCCTATCTTGTGGAATGCGGGGCCAGTCTGAACACCATCTCAAGCCTGGTGGTCAAAGAAATCAAAACGGAACAGGTAACCTGGCTCAACCAGTTAATTACCGAAATGACCGCCCACCGGATCAACGGGGTACAGGTCCATCTGTCAACCATCGCCACCCCAGCCTATGTGCCGGACCTGGCCTCAATTGTCCAAAAGATAGTACGCATGGAAAATCTGGATATCTATTTTGCCGTGGTGCTCATGGGCCCTAAGATCAATATCATTGCCAGAAACCGGCTGCCTGAAATTGATGTGGGCAAGCTGCTGACCGCTTTCGGGGGCGGTGGGCATTCCTACGCCGCCTCGGCCAAGGTGGAGGGAGAGACCCTGGCCCAGGTGGAACTGAAACTTCTCGACATGCTCAAGCGCCAGTTCAGCACCATCCGGGTGGCTAAAAAACTGATGTCCTCCCCGGCCATCACCATTGACCCTGACCGCAACTGCCGGGAGGCAGCGGCACTGATGACCCGTTATAATATCAATACCATTCTGGCCGTTGACGGCACCACCCAGGCCTATGAAGGATACATTACCCGGCAGGTGGTTGAAAAACTGCTCTTCCACAAACTGGGGGGACAGCCGGTGGGCGACTATATGGACTCGGAAACCCATTCCATCACCCTGGAAGCGGATCTCTCTGAGATCGAAGAAAAACTCATTGAAAATAAGCAGCGGATCATACCGGTAATCGACAACAAACGGATCAAGGGGGTGATCACCCGCACCGACCTGCTGGATTATCTCGTGGAACACAACCGGGAAATTTCAAGCATCGAAAAGCAGGTGATGGACCGGCCCAGTGCCAGAAAAAAATATGTCCGCCACCTGCTGGACCAGCGACTTAACCGCAAGACGCAGGATCTCCTCAGGGACATCGGCCGGACGGCGGAAAAACTGGGGATGGAAGTATACGTGGTCGGCGGTTTTGTCCGGGACCTGCTCCTTGACCGGCCCAACGAGGATGTTGATGTGGTGGTTGAAGGCGACGGCATCGCCTTTGCCAGGCATTTTGCCAAGGCCCAGGGCTGCCGGGTCCACCCCCACCAGAAATTTAATACCGCAGTGATCGTATTTGAAGACAGCTTTAAGGTGGATGTGGCCTCGGCCCGGAGGGAATACTACACCATGCCCGCCGCCCTGCCCATCGTTGAAAACTCGTCCATCAAGCTGGACATGGCAAGGCGGGATTTTACCATCAACACCCTGGCCATCGCCCTGAACCCTGAAAATTACGGTATCCTCATCGATTATTTCGGTGCGGGGCGGGACCTCAAGGACAAAACCATCCGCATCATCCACAACCTGAGTTTCGTGGAAGACCCCACCCGGGTATTCAGGGCCATCAAATTTTCCAACCGGTTTGGTTTCAAAATCGGCAAGGTTACGTCCAACCTGATCAAAAACGCCTTGAGAATAGACACCTTCAAGCATTTAAGCGGCTTACGGGTCCTTTCCGAACTAAAACAGATTCTCAGCGAACCCAATCCCATTCCGGCAATGGAAACCATGGCGGCTTACGGCATCCACAAGGTAATCCACAAAGAATTATCCATCACCCCCAAGACCTACGAATTATTTGAGGCAGTGAACAAGGCACTGACCTGGCACGACCTGCTCTACGTTGAAGAAGAGTACCCCAGATGGGCGGTATATTTCATGGCCTTGCTCAACCGTCAGCCCTACCGGGTCTGTGATGAAATCCTGACCCGGCTCATGGTGCCGGTAAAGGAGCGGCAGATACTCATTGAACGGCGGTACAAGGCGGAAAACCGCCTGGCCCATATTGAAGGACGCTTTCCCATTACCCGCCAGGAAATGTATTGGGGCCTGATCAACTTTAAAACCGAATGCATCCTCTATATGCTGGCATTAACCCGGAATGAAGACGTCCAGAAAGCCATTTCAAATTTTTACACCCACCACAGACACGTTAACGCCCTCATCCAGGGCCGGGACCTCCTGTCTATCGGCATACGGCCGGGGCCTGTTTTTACCAAGATATTGAATCTGATTCTCAACGAAAAAATGGACGGGAAACTGCCCACCCGGAAAGCAGAATTGGCCTTTGCCACCCGATATGCCATTGAAAACGATTTAATCAAATAA
- a CDS encoding type II secretion system F family protein, whose amino-acid sequence MAVVYEWKGKNPKGRKIKGEMEAESQEQVRLTLERRKITPTRVRKKPKDLFENIEFLQPKVKETDVIIFARQFSTMIDAGLPLLQCLDILQSQQENPTFKKQLKKIKEAVESGETFADSLKRYPKVFNELFINMIAAGEAGGILDVILQRLSAYMEKMAKLKKQVKGAMTYPAITLAVAVIVVAVILVFVIPVFDDMFSSMGSSLPAPTQMVVAMSDFVINNFLILFGGIVGFFIIVGRVYKTKKGRILMDDLFLRLPVIGILIRKVAVAKFTRTTSTMISSGVSILEALDIVGKTAGNKIVEFAIADVKTGIAEGRSMADPLLESGVFPSMVCSMIAVGESTGALDTMMEKIADFYDDEVDQAVKNLTDMIEPFMLVFLGVVVGGLVIAMYLPIFTMASAIG is encoded by the coding sequence ATGGCTGTAGTCTACGAGTGGAAGGGGAAAAATCCAAAGGGCCGCAAGATCAAAGGGGAAATGGAGGCCGAGAGCCAGGAACAGGTCCGGCTCACTCTCGAACGGCGGAAAATCACCCCCACCCGGGTCAGGAAAAAACCCAAGGACTTATTTGAAAATATTGAGTTTCTCCAGCCCAAGGTCAAGGAAACCGATGTCATCATATTTGCCCGGCAGTTTTCCACCATGATCGACGCCGGGCTCCCACTGCTCCAGTGTCTGGATATTCTCCAGTCCCAGCAGGAAAACCCCACATTTAAAAAACAATTAAAAAAGATTAAAGAGGCGGTGGAGTCCGGGGAAACATTTGCCGATTCCCTTAAGCGATACCCTAAGGTCTTTAACGAATTGTTCATAAACATGATTGCGGCCGGCGAGGCCGGCGGTATACTGGACGTCATTCTCCAGCGGCTTTCGGCCTATATGGAAAAGATGGCCAAACTCAAAAAACAGGTCAAGGGTGCCATGACCTATCCGGCCATCACCCTGGCCGTTGCCGTCATTGTGGTGGCCGTTATCCTGGTTTTTGTCATCCCGGTATTTGATGATATGTTTTCCAGCATGGGCAGCTCCCTGCCTGCACCCACCCAGATGGTTGTGGCCATGAGCGACTTTGTCATTAATAACTTTCTCATTCTTTTCGGCGGGATCGTGGGGTTTTTCATCATTGTCGGAAGGGTTTACAAAACCAAGAAAGGGCGGATTCTCATGGACGATCTCTTCCTGCGTCTGCCCGTGATCGGGATTCTGATTCGTAAGGTGGCCGTGGCCAAGTTCACCCGCACCACCTCCACTATGATCTCTTCCGGGGTCTCCATTCTGGAGGCATTGGACATCGTCGGTAAAACCGCGGGTAATAAAATTGTGGAATTTGCCATCGCCGACGTCAAAACAGGGATTGCCGAAGGTCGGTCCATGGCCGATCCCCTCCTTGAAAGCGGGGTGTTTCCCTCCATGGTCTGTTCCATGATCGCCGTGGGGGAATCCACCGGCGCCCTGGACACCATGATGGAAAAGATTGCGGATTTTTATGATGACGAGGTGGACCAGGCCGTAAAAAATCTTACGGATATGATCGAACCCTTTATGCTGGTATTCCTTGGCGTCGTGGTGGGCGGACTGGTTATCGCCATGTACCTTCCCATTTTTACCATGGCCAGCGCAATTGGATAA
- a CDS encoding two-component sensor histidine kinase codes for MSFSKGDHEFSIQVKWVILARAVFSIVLIFSTLVFSSNSGDKFAEQPFFSLYKMAGGVLVLTFIYYLWLRSRKYLRTLAYVQTIADTGLVTAIVFVTGCFHSIFTFLYLVVIIYTAMLLLQRGGFVVAILSGIQYGLLIELEYFRIISPFPEAPALAASVDEYQILYRIIITIAACFAVAALSGILSFQLKTARQDLKITQEHLKRVEKMAAVDEMISGIAHEIKNPLASLSGSIQLLRDEAEPGSDKDRLMQIILRETERLEQIVTDIRLISKPGMGNSRETNMARAIEDVKTLFMNTPGWKSRIELVTRLEKELIVRMDPVHLQQIIWNLVKNAAESIEGKGTIFLTLNAPRNKRIYLTVRDTGKGIDPGNAPHIFDPFFTTKNEGTGLGLSIIHRIIDAYDGVMDFESLPGKGTVFTLIFQNAQSQKR; via the coding sequence ATCTCTTTTTCCAAGGGGGACCATGAATTTTCGATTCAGGTGAAATGGGTGATCCTGGCCCGGGCTGTTTTTTCCATTGTTCTGATTTTTTCCACTCTGGTATTTTCCAGTAATAGCGGTGATAAATTTGCGGAGCAGCCCTTTTTTTCCCTTTACAAGATGGCCGGCGGGGTACTTGTTCTTACCTTTATTTATTATCTGTGGCTCAGGTCAAGAAAATATCTCAGAACCCTGGCCTACGTTCAGACCATTGCCGATACCGGCCTGGTGACGGCCATCGTTTTTGTCACCGGATGTTTTCACTCCATATTCACCTTTCTCTATCTGGTAGTGATCATATACACGGCCATGCTGCTTCTGCAGCGGGGCGGGTTTGTGGTGGCCATTCTTTCCGGTATCCAGTACGGCCTGCTCATTGAGCTTGAATACTTCAGAATCATCTCCCCCTTTCCCGAGGCCCCCGCCCTGGCCGCCAGTGTTGACGAGTACCAGATCCTCTACCGGATTATCATTACCATTGCCGCCTGTTTTGCCGTGGCTGCCCTGAGCGGCATCCTATCCTTCCAGTTGAAAACCGCCCGTCAGGATTTGAAAATTACCCAGGAGCATTTGAAGCGGGTGGAAAAGATGGCTGCAGTTGACGAGATGATTTCCGGCATTGCCCATGAAATTAAAAACCCCCTGGCCTCTTTGTCCGGGTCAATCCAGTTGCTCAGGGATGAGGCCGAGCCCGGCTCGGACAAGGATAGGCTTATGCAGATTATCCTCAGGGAGACGGAACGGCTCGAGCAGATTGTGACAGATATCCGGTTGATTTCCAAACCCGGAATGGGCAATTCCAGGGAGACCAATATGGCCCGGGCCATTGAAGATGTCAAAACCCTGTTTATGAACACACCGGGGTGGAAATCCAGAATAGAACTGGTTACCCGGCTGGAGAAGGAGTTAATCGTTCGCATGGATCCGGTTCATCTTCAGCAGATCATATGGAATTTGGTTAAAAATGCAGCCGAGTCCATCGAAGGAAAGGGGACAATTTTTTTAACCTTGAATGCTCCCAGGAATAAACGGATTTATCTGACGGTCCGTGACACCGGCAAAGGAATAGACCCCGGAAATGCCCCCCATATTTTTGATCCTTTTTTTACAACCAAAAATGAAGGAACGGGCCTAGGACTCTCCATCATTCACAGGATCATAGATGCCTATGACGGTGTGATGGACTTCGAAAGCCTGCCCGGCAAAGGCACCGTTTTTACCCTGATTTTTCAAAATGCCCAATCCCAAAAAAGATAA
- the lysS gene encoding lysine--tRNA ligase, whose amino-acid sequence MDKTTSKLLQIRKEKINELKEEGIHLYPNDFKPDCRVPEVKSIIEKEEETLGEEGRSFRLAGRMMAINKMGKSSFVRFQDGGEQMQVYIQKNKVGDDTYALFKKLDIGDFIGVAGPLFQTRTGEWTILAQEFRLLSKAVRPLPEKFHGIKDPEKRYRQRYLDLVMNDKARNIFTKRSAIVAAMRRFFEEHGFMEVETPMMQPLPGGAEASPFKTWHNALGMELYLRIAPELYLKRLVVGGFEKVFEINRNFRNEGVSTRHNPEFTMVEFYQAYATYEDLMDLTEVMFESIAEKVTGSPTIEYQGETIDFSQGWKRISMIDSLSEIGGIDPAIINDTQALLAHAEQENIHITKKDRHGKVLTKLFDALVEPKLIQPTFITGYPVEVSPLSRKSDTNTELTDRFELFIAGREIANGFSEINDPEDQHNRFLMQVRQRDEGNDEAHIMDSDYVEALEYGMPPTAGQGIGIDRLVMLLTDSASIREVILFPHMKNA is encoded by the coding sequence ATGGATAAGACAACCAGCAAACTGCTCCAGATTCGAAAAGAAAAAATAAACGAGCTTAAAGAAGAAGGCATTCATCTTTACCCCAACGATTTTAAACCGGACTGCAGGGTCCCAGAGGTGAAATCCATCATTGAAAAGGAAGAGGAGACCCTGGGAGAAGAGGGCAGGAGCTTCCGCCTGGCCGGCAGGATGATGGCCATCAATAAGATGGGCAAATCCTCCTTTGTCCGGTTCCAGGACGGCGGGGAGCAGATGCAGGTGTATATCCAGAAAAACAAGGTAGGGGACGACACCTACGCCCTGTTCAAAAAACTTGATATCGGGGATTTCATCGGGGTGGCCGGCCCCCTGTTCCAGACCCGAACCGGCGAATGGACCATCCTGGCCCAAGAATTCCGGCTGCTGTCCAAGGCGGTCCGGCCGCTTCCTGAAAAATTCCACGGTATTAAGGATCCGGAAAAGAGGTACCGCCAGCGCTACCTGGATCTGGTGATGAATGACAAGGCCAGAAATATTTTTACAAAACGATCTGCCATTGTGGCAGCCATGCGCCGGTTTTTCGAGGAGCACGGCTTTATGGAAGTGGAAACGCCCATGATGCAGCCCCTGCCCGGCGGTGCCGAAGCTTCTCCTTTTAAAACCTGGCACAATGCGCTGGGTATGGAGCTTTATCTAAGGATCGCACCTGAGCTGTATCTCAAGCGCCTTGTGGTGGGCGGTTTTGAAAAAGTATTTGAAATCAACCGGAATTTCAGGAATGAAGGGGTGTCCACCAGGCACAATCCCGAATTCACCATGGTGGAGTTTTACCAGGCCTATGCCACCTATGAGGACCTCATGGATTTAACCGAAGTGATGTTTGAGTCCATTGCCGAAAAGGTGACGGGTTCCCCGACCATTGAGTACCAGGGGGAGACCATTGATTTTTCCCAAGGCTGGAAACGGATTTCCATGATTGATTCCCTTTCCGAAATCGGCGGTATTGATCCGGCCATCATCAATGATACCCAGGCACTTTTGGCGCATGCTGAACAGGAAAATATCCACATCACCAAAAAGGACCGCCACGGCAAGGTGCTGACCAAGCTTTTCGACGCCCTGGTGGAACCCAAGTTGATCCAGCCGACCTTTATCACCGGATATCCGGTGGAGGTCTCTCCATTGTCCCGGAAAAGTGATACCAACACAGAACTCACCGACCGGTTTGAGCTTTTCATTGCCGGCCGGGAGATTGCCAACGGGTTCTCCGAGATCAACGATCCCGAAGACCAGCACAATAGGTTTCTCATGCAGGTTCGCCAGAGGGATGAGGGCAATGACGAGGCCCATATCATGGACTCCGACTATGTTGAGGCTCTTGAATACGGGATGCCCCCCACGGCAGGACAGGGTATCGGTATCGACCGGCTGGTTATGCTGCTCACTGATTCGGCCTCCATCCGGGAAGTCATTCTCTTTCCGCACATGAAAAACGCTTAA